In the genome of Sporichthya brevicatena, one region contains:
- the glgP gene encoding alpha-glucan family phosphorylase, giving the protein MRAIRRFTVRAALPAELLPLGELATNLRWSWHADTRAIFAAVDPTTWDAVGQDPMKLLGAVSTTRLSELAADTEFRARLDAAVADLRSYCTEERWYQRNEQAGEHPLPRAIAYFSPEFGITAVLPQYSGGLGILAGDHLKAASDLGVPIIGVGLLYRRGYFIQSLSREGWQEERYPVLDPHELPIEALREADGSLLRVRIGLPGGRTLSAQVWKAQVGRVPLLLLDSDVEENGPFEREITDRLYGGGTEHRLHQELLLGIGGVRAVRAYCRLSGTPDPEVFHTNEGHAGFLGIERIREYADEDGLPFDAALEAARAGTVFTTHTPVPAGIDRFPRELIATYFGGDNAIASVPVERILELGAETYSGGDPTVFNMAVMGLRLAQRANGVSLLHGAVSREMFGGLWPGFDPDEVPITSITNGVHAPTWTAPEAIELARREAGQAFIATAEDWGALDDVSDRALFDVGRLLRERLVQSVRRRLRAQWLQRGASEAELGWVNTVLDPDVLTIGFARRVPSYKRLTLMLTDPERLQHLLLHPERPIQLVIAGKAHPADDGGKRLIQELVRFADDPAVRHRIVFLTDYDMGLAAEMIPGCDVWLNNPLRPLEACGTSGMKAALNGCLNLSVLDGWWDEWYDGANGWAIPSATGVDDPERRDELESSALYDLIETSVAPRFYERDDSGLPARWLEMVRHTIGSLGPKVLASRMVQDYVNQLYAPAAVSSRELADDKLSLARELASWKSRVRGGWEAVRVDHVEVSGAVDVASVGDEVSVSCLVSLGSLDPADVDVQLVYGRVDESDQILAPQTLSLTVAEQFDSGRSRYEGTVALRNSGPFGYSVRVLPAHRLLASPAELGLVAVPMAPAGMTDGPVR; this is encoded by the coding sequence GTGAGAGCTATCCGTCGGTTCACCGTCCGCGCCGCCCTGCCCGCCGAGCTGCTCCCCCTGGGGGAGCTGGCCACGAACCTCCGTTGGAGCTGGCACGCCGACACGCGGGCGATCTTCGCCGCGGTCGACCCCACGACCTGGGACGCGGTCGGGCAGGACCCGATGAAGCTGCTCGGCGCCGTCTCCACGACCCGGCTCTCCGAGCTCGCGGCCGACACCGAGTTCCGCGCCCGGCTCGACGCCGCCGTGGCGGACCTGCGCTCCTACTGCACCGAGGAACGCTGGTACCAGCGCAACGAGCAGGCCGGCGAGCACCCGCTGCCGCGGGCGATTGCCTACTTCTCTCCCGAATTCGGCATCACCGCGGTGCTGCCGCAGTACTCGGGCGGCCTCGGCATCCTCGCCGGCGACCACCTCAAGGCGGCCAGCGACCTCGGCGTCCCGATCATCGGCGTCGGGCTGCTCTACCGGCGCGGCTACTTCATCCAGTCGCTCTCCCGCGAGGGCTGGCAGGAGGAGCGCTACCCGGTCCTCGACCCGCACGAACTCCCGATCGAGGCCCTGCGCGAGGCCGACGGCTCGCTGCTGCGGGTCCGCATCGGACTGCCCGGAGGCCGAACCCTGTCCGCGCAGGTCTGGAAGGCGCAGGTCGGCCGAGTCCCGCTGCTGCTGCTCGACTCGGACGTGGAGGAGAACGGCCCGTTCGAGCGGGAGATCACCGACCGCCTCTACGGCGGCGGCACCGAGCACCGCCTGCACCAGGAGCTGCTGCTGGGCATCGGCGGCGTCCGCGCCGTCCGCGCGTACTGCCGTCTGTCCGGCACGCCCGACCCCGAGGTGTTCCACACCAACGAGGGGCACGCCGGCTTCCTCGGCATCGAGCGCATCCGCGAGTACGCGGACGAGGACGGCCTGCCGTTCGACGCCGCACTCGAGGCAGCCCGGGCCGGGACCGTGTTCACCACGCACACCCCGGTGCCGGCCGGCATCGACCGCTTCCCGCGCGAGCTGATCGCGACCTACTTCGGCGGCGACAACGCGATCGCCTCGGTGCCGGTCGAGCGGATCCTGGAACTCGGCGCCGAGACCTACTCCGGCGGCGACCCGACGGTGTTCAACATGGCGGTCATGGGCCTGCGCCTCGCGCAGCGCGCCAACGGCGTGAGCCTGCTGCACGGCGCGGTCAGCCGCGAGATGTTCGGCGGGCTCTGGCCGGGCTTCGACCCGGACGAGGTGCCGATCACGTCCATCACCAACGGCGTCCACGCGCCGACCTGGACCGCGCCCGAGGCGATCGAGCTCGCCCGGCGCGAGGCCGGGCAGGCCTTCATCGCCACCGCCGAGGACTGGGGCGCGCTCGACGACGTCTCCGACCGCGCCCTGTTCGACGTCGGCCGGCTGCTCCGCGAGCGGCTGGTCCAGTCGGTCCGCCGGCGCCTGCGCGCGCAGTGGCTGCAGCGGGGGGCGAGCGAGGCCGAGCTCGGCTGGGTCAACACGGTCCTCGACCCCGACGTCCTGACGATCGGGTTCGCGCGCCGCGTGCCCTCCTACAAGCGACTGACGCTGATGCTGACGGACCCGGAGCGGCTTCAGCACCTGCTGCTGCACCCCGAGCGTCCGATCCAGCTCGTCATCGCCGGCAAGGCGCACCCGGCCGACGACGGCGGCAAGCGCCTGATCCAGGAGCTCGTCCGCTTCGCCGACGACCCCGCGGTGCGGCACCGGATCGTGTTCCTCACCGACTACGACATGGGCCTCGCCGCCGAGATGATCCCCGGCTGCGACGTCTGGCTGAACAACCCGCTGCGCCCGCTCGAGGCCTGCGGCACGTCCGGGATGAAGGCCGCTCTGAACGGCTGCCTCAACCTCTCCGTGCTCGACGGCTGGTGGGACGAGTGGTACGACGGCGCGAACGGCTGGGCGATCCCGTCCGCGACCGGTGTCGACGACCCGGAGCGGCGCGACGAGCTCGAGTCGAGCGCGCTCTACGACCTGATCGAGACCTCGGTGGCACCGCGCTTCTACGAGCGCGACGACTCCGGTCTGCCGGCCCGCTGGCTGGAGATGGTCCGGCACACGATCGGCTCGCTGGGCCCGAAGGTCCTCGCCTCGCGCATGGTCCAGGACTACGTCAACCAGCTCTACGCGCCCGCGGCGGTGTCGTCGCGCGAGCTCGCTGACGACAAGCTCTCGCTCGCCCGTGAGCTCGCGTCCTGGAAGTCGCGCGTCCGGGGTGGCTGGGAGGCCGTCCGCGTCGACCACGTCGAGGTCTCCGGTGCGGTCGACGTCGCGTCCGTGGGTGACGAGGTCTCGGTCTCCTGTTTGGTCTCCCTTGGGTCGCTCGACCCGGCTGACGTGGACGTGCAGCTGGTGTACGGCCGGGTCGACGAGTCGGACCAGATCCTCGCGCCGCAGACGCTCTCCCTCACCGTCGCGGAGCAGTTCGACAGCGGCCGCAGCCGGTACGAGGGCACCGTCGCGCTGCGGAACAGCGGGCCGTTCGGGTACTCGGTGCGCGTCCTGCCGGCTCACCGGTTGCTCGCGAGCCCCGCGGAGCTCGGGCTCGTCGCGGTCCCGATGGCCCCGGCGGGGATGACGGACGGGCCGGTGCGCTGA
- a CDS encoding electron transfer flavoprotein subunit beta/FixA family protein yields MKIVVCVKQVPDTWAEKKLDASKTLDRVSVDNILNEMDEFAIEEALQMTEAHGGSVTVLCMGPDSATEAIRKALSMGADDAVHVVDDALKGSCAATTSLVLAKALERIGDYDLVIAGSEASDARTSVVPAMLAERLGIPQVTFVNKVEVDPNAKTLKANRITDDGYQVVEASLPAMISAVEKMNEPRYPSFKGIMAAKKKPVETVSLSDLGIDAGEVGLGGSWTQVNSSADRPPRSAGTIVEDDGNGGVALVDFLASKKFV; encoded by the coding sequence ATGAAGATCGTCGTCTGCGTGAAGCAGGTGCCGGACACGTGGGCTGAGAAGAAGCTCGACGCGTCCAAGACGCTCGACCGCGTCTCGGTCGACAACATCCTCAACGAGATGGACGAGTTCGCCATCGAAGAGGCCCTCCAGATGACCGAGGCCCACGGGGGCTCGGTGACCGTGCTCTGCATGGGGCCGGACTCGGCCACGGAGGCCATTCGCAAGGCGCTCTCGATGGGTGCCGACGACGCCGTGCACGTCGTCGACGACGCCCTCAAGGGCTCGTGCGCCGCGACCACCTCGCTGGTGCTCGCCAAGGCCCTCGAGCGCATCGGGGACTACGACCTGGTCATCGCCGGGTCGGAGGCCTCCGACGCCCGGACCTCGGTCGTGCCCGCGATGCTCGCCGAGCGCCTCGGGATCCCGCAGGTCACCTTCGTGAACAAGGTCGAGGTCGACCCGAACGCGAAGACCCTCAAGGCCAACCGCATCACCGACGACGGCTACCAGGTCGTCGAGGCCTCGCTGCCGGCGATGATCTCGGCCGTCGAGAAGATGAACGAGCCGCGGTACCCCTCGTTCAAGGGGATCATGGCCGCGAAGAAGAAGCCGGTCGAGACGGTGTCGCTGTCCGACCTCGGCATCGACGCCGGTGAGGTCGGCCTCGGGGGTTCCTGGACCCAGGTCAACTCCAGCGCGGACCGGCCCCCGCGGTCGGCCGGCACCATCGTCGAGGACGACGGCAACGGTGGCGTCGCGCTCGTCGACTTCCTCGCCTCCAAGAAGTTCGTCTGA
- a CDS encoding alpha-1,4-glucan--maltose-1-phosphate maltosyltransferase produces the protein MSARIPITDVHPVVDCTARPAKAVAGEPFEVRATVFREGHDAVNANVVLRDPRGKVESWVPMRLLAPGTDRWAATVMPTRPGKWTFQVEGWSDPYGTWHHDAPLKIAAGVDVELMLEEGARLMERAAEALAANSALGPEEIEAGLKLLRGTAADLRDERYPAQVRLAAGLAPEVGRLLARHPLRDLVTATKRFPLQVDRREALFSSWYEFFPRSEGASLDPPRSGTFADAAERLPAIAAMGFDVVYLPPIHPVGHSFRKGPNNTLTPGPDDPGSPWAIGSEDGGHDAVHPDLGTLADFDRFVDTARTNGLEVALDFALQCSPDHPWVKEHPEWFTTRADGTIAYAENPPKKYQDIYPINFDNDFDGLYAECLRVLRHWMDHGVRIFRVDNPHTKPVSFWEQLLADIRRTDPDVLFLSEAFTRPAMMHELAKVGFHQSYTYFTWRTTKEELTEYATELSQQTAHFLRPNFFVNTPDILHAFLQYGGPPAFKIRAVLAATLSPAWGVYSGYELYESVAVRPGSEEYLDSEKYQYRPRDYAAAEAEGRSLAPYLATLNRYRRAHPALQQLRNLAFHDVDDENVIAYSKTASGPDGSSDTVLVVVSLDPHATRETMLHLDPAPLGLTPGESCLVTDEFTGETWTWGAHNYIRLDPHHEPAHLLTLRRSGTAGR, from the coding sequence GTGAGCGCACGAATCCCGATCACCGACGTCCACCCGGTCGTGGACTGCACGGCCCGCCCCGCGAAGGCGGTCGCCGGCGAACCCTTCGAGGTCCGCGCGACGGTCTTCCGCGAGGGCCACGACGCGGTGAACGCGAACGTGGTCCTGCGCGACCCGCGCGGCAAGGTCGAGTCCTGGGTCCCGATGCGGCTGCTCGCCCCCGGCACCGACCGGTGGGCCGCGACCGTGATGCCCACCCGCCCCGGCAAGTGGACCTTCCAGGTCGAGGGGTGGAGCGACCCGTACGGCACGTGGCACCACGACGCCCCGCTCAAGATCGCGGCCGGCGTCGACGTGGAGCTGATGCTCGAGGAGGGCGCGCGGCTGATGGAGCGCGCGGCCGAGGCGCTCGCCGCGAACTCGGCCCTCGGCCCCGAGGAGATCGAGGCCGGACTGAAGCTGCTCCGCGGCACCGCCGCGGACCTGCGGGACGAGCGCTACCCCGCGCAGGTCCGCCTCGCGGCCGGCCTGGCGCCGGAGGTGGGGCGGCTGCTCGCCCGCCACCCGCTGCGTGACCTCGTGACCGCGACCAAGCGCTTCCCGCTGCAGGTGGACCGGCGCGAGGCGCTGTTCAGCTCCTGGTACGAGTTCTTCCCGCGCAGCGAGGGCGCGAGCCTGGACCCGCCGCGGTCCGGGACGTTCGCCGATGCCGCCGAGCGTCTGCCGGCGATCGCGGCGATGGGCTTCGACGTCGTCTACCTGCCGCCGATCCACCCCGTCGGCCACTCGTTCCGCAAGGGCCCGAACAACACGCTGACCCCCGGCCCCGACGACCCGGGTTCCCCGTGGGCGATCGGGTCCGAGGACGGCGGACACGACGCCGTGCACCCCGACCTCGGGACGCTCGCCGACTTCGACCGCTTCGTCGACACGGCCCGGACGAACGGTCTCGAGGTCGCGTTGGACTTCGCGCTGCAGTGCTCCCCCGACCACCCGTGGGTCAAGGAGCACCCGGAGTGGTTCACCACGCGCGCGGACGGGACGATCGCCTACGCGGAGAACCCGCCGAAGAAGTACCAGGACATCTACCCGATCAACTTCGACAACGACTTCGACGGCCTGTACGCCGAGTGCCTGCGGGTCCTGCGGCACTGGATGGACCACGGCGTCCGCATCTTCCGCGTCGACAACCCGCACACCAAGCCGGTGTCGTTCTGGGAGCAACTGCTCGCCGACATCCGCCGCACGGACCCGGACGTGCTGTTCCTCTCGGAGGCGTTCACGCGGCCGGCGATGATGCACGAGCTGGCGAAGGTCGGGTTCCACCAGTCCTACACGTACTTCACGTGGCGGACGACGAAGGAGGAACTGACCGAGTACGCGACGGAGCTCTCACAGCAGACGGCGCACTTCCTGCGGCCGAACTTCTTCGTCAACACCCCGGACATCCTCCACGCGTTCCTGCAGTACGGCGGGCCGCCGGCCTTCAAGATCCGCGCGGTCCTGGCCGCGACGCTCTCCCCCGCCTGGGGTGTGTACTCCGGCTACGAGCTGTACGAGTCGGTCGCCGTGCGCCCCGGCAGCGAGGAGTACCTCGACTCGGAGAAGTACCAGTACCGGCCGCGCGACTACGCGGCCGCCGAGGCCGAGGGCCGCAGCCTCGCGCCCTACCTCGCGACGCTGAACCGTTACCGCCGTGCGCACCCGGCGTTGCAGCAGTTGCGTAATCTCGCCTTCCACGACGTCGACGACGAGAACGTGATCGCGTACTCGAAGACCGCGTCCGGTCCTGACGGGTCGTCGGACACCGTGCTCGTCGTCGTGAGTCTCGACCCTCACGCGACACGGGAAACGATGCTGCACCTGGATCCCGCGCCCCTCGGCCTGACTCCCGGGGAGTCCTGCCTCGTGACCGACGAGTTCACCGGCGAGACCTGGACCTGGGGCGCCCACAACTACATCCGCCTGGACCCGCATCACGAGCCGGCGCACCTGCTCACCCTGCGGCGCTCGGGGACCGCGGGCCGATGA
- a CDS encoding enoyl-CoA hydratase/isomerase family protein codes for MAEFVRLEVDNGVATIRLDRPKMNALNAQVQEEFHDAAQAARKDDDIRAVVIYGGERVFAAGADVKEMAELSYAEMAVKSMDLHRCFNAVAAIPKPTIAAVTGYALGGGCELAMCADFRVSGESAKWGQPEILLGIIPGAGGTQRLPRLVGPAKAKDIIFSGRFVDAAEALSIGLVDKVVPDAEVYDAAVAWARTFVGGPAAALRAAKEAVDRGLEVDLPTGLDIERVLFAALFATEDQKNGMRSFVENGPGKASFVGR; via the coding sequence ATGGCGGAGTTTGTGCGGCTTGAGGTCGACAACGGGGTCGCGACGATTCGGCTCGACCGGCCCAAGATGAACGCCCTGAACGCGCAGGTTCAGGAGGAGTTCCACGACGCCGCCCAGGCGGCGCGCAAGGACGACGACATCCGCGCGGTCGTGATCTACGGCGGTGAGCGCGTCTTCGCGGCGGGCGCCGACGTGAAGGAGATGGCGGAACTCTCGTACGCCGAGATGGCCGTCAAGTCGATGGACCTGCACCGCTGCTTCAACGCCGTCGCGGCGATCCCGAAGCCGACGATCGCGGCCGTGACCGGCTACGCGCTCGGCGGCGGGTGCGAGCTCGCGATGTGCGCGGACTTCCGCGTCAGCGGCGAGAGCGCCAAGTGGGGCCAGCCGGAGATCCTGCTCGGGATCATCCCCGGCGCCGGCGGCACGCAGCGCCTGCCGCGTCTGGTCGGCCCGGCCAAGGCGAAGGACATCATCTTCTCCGGCCGGTTCGTCGACGCCGCCGAGGCGCTCTCGATCGGCCTGGTCGACAAGGTCGTCCCGGACGCCGAGGTCTACGACGCCGCCGTCGCGTGGGCCCGCACCTTCGTCGGTGGGCCGGCAGCTGCCCTCCGTGCGGCCAAGGAGGCCGTCGACCGCGGTCTGGAGGTCGATCTCCCCACCGGCCTCGACATCGAGCGGGTCCTGTTCGCGGCCCTGTTCGCCACCGAGGACCAGAAGAACGGCATGCGCTCGTTCGTGGAGAACGGTCCGGGGAAGGCATCGTTCGTGGGGCGATGA
- the glgX gene encoding glycogen debranching protein GlgX gives MCADQVVPWPGRSAPLGATYDPVRGGVNVAVFSRRAESVEVCLLDSAGAETNRIGLHERTGHVWHAFLPGVEPGTRYGFRVHGPWDPARGLRFNPAKLLLDPYARAITGGYAGHPASYAHVHTGPGSDDTVRDERDSAPHVPHAVVVDPADASPTGTRPGTAWTDTVLYELHVRGFTRSHPEVPPHQRGTYAGLAHPAVVEYLTGLGVTAVELLPVHHFVSEEHLLRSGRRNYWGYNSIGFFAPHAGYSSAGTLGGQVREFQEMVRTLHAAGLEVILDVVYNHTAEGDETGPTLSFRGLDNVEYYRLRDGRHYADVTGCGNTLDARSPQVIALIADSLRYWVTEMGVDGFRFDLASALIRGPVGADAPDPRAALLTVLAQDPVLADVKLIAEPWDATAAGYLLGGFPPPWAEWNDRYRGCVRDFWRGAPAGVDDLAYRLSGSSDLFAHPGRGPIASVNYVTSHDGFTLRDLVSYTSKRNQANGEDNRDGTDDNRSWNCGEEGETATFGVLVLRERQMRNMLMTLLLSVGTPMLVAGDERARTQRGNNNAYCQDNEISWVDWTPDPTADRLTEFTRTLLALRHAHPVFRQQGFFTGAPIGAHGQPDLEWFTEAGERLTNEDWHDPHRSALGVLLCGDAIHQRGPQGETLTDDSFLLLLNAGAEALAWRMPTTTFATGFVPVLDSDPGHSVDGQTVLAPGETLTLTGRSAVLLRVLGEPDPLIG, from the coding sequence ATGTGCGCTGATCAGGTGGTCCCGTGGCCGGGGCGGTCCGCCCCGCTCGGGGCCACCTACGACCCGGTCCGCGGTGGGGTCAACGTCGCGGTGTTCTCGCGGCGGGCGGAGTCGGTCGAGGTCTGCCTCCTCGACTCCGCCGGGGCCGAGACCAACCGGATCGGGCTGCACGAGCGCACCGGCCACGTCTGGCACGCGTTCCTGCCCGGCGTCGAGCCCGGCACGCGGTACGGCTTCCGGGTCCACGGTCCGTGGGACCCCGCGCGCGGTCTGCGTTTCAACCCGGCGAAGCTGCTGCTCGACCCGTACGCCCGCGCGATCACCGGGGGCTACGCCGGCCACCCGGCCAGTTACGCGCACGTCCACACGGGCCCCGGCTCGGACGACACGGTCCGCGACGAACGCGACTCGGCGCCCCACGTCCCGCACGCGGTGGTCGTCGACCCCGCCGACGCCTCCCCCACCGGCACCCGGCCGGGCACGGCCTGGACGGACACGGTCCTCTACGAACTGCACGTCCGCGGGTTCACCCGCAGCCACCCCGAGGTCCCGCCGCACCAGCGCGGCACCTACGCCGGACTCGCGCACCCCGCGGTCGTCGAGTACCTGACCGGGCTGGGCGTCACCGCCGTCGAACTTCTGCCGGTGCATCACTTCGTGTCCGAGGAGCACCTGCTGCGCAGCGGCCGGCGCAACTACTGGGGCTACAACTCGATCGGGTTCTTCGCCCCGCACGCCGGCTACTCGTCGGCGGGGACGCTCGGCGGGCAGGTCCGCGAGTTCCAGGAGATGGTCCGGACGCTTCACGCGGCCGGACTCGAGGTGATCCTCGACGTCGTCTACAACCACACGGCCGAGGGCGACGAGACCGGCCCGACGCTGTCGTTCCGCGGCCTCGACAACGTCGAGTACTACCGCCTGCGCGACGGCCGGCACTACGCCGACGTCACCGGCTGCGGCAACACCCTCGACGCGCGGTCCCCCCAGGTGATCGCCCTGATCGCGGACTCCCTGCGCTACTGGGTCACCGAGATGGGCGTCGACGGATTCCGCTTCGACCTCGCCTCCGCGCTGATCCGAGGACCGGTCGGCGCGGACGCCCCGGACCCCCGGGCGGCCCTGCTCACCGTGCTCGCACAGGATCCGGTCCTGGCCGACGTGAAGCTGATCGCCGAGCCGTGGGACGCGACCGCGGCGGGTTACCTGCTCGGCGGCTTCCCGCCGCCGTGGGCGGAGTGGAACGACCGCTACCGCGGCTGCGTCCGCGACTTCTGGCGCGGTGCCCCGGCGGGCGTCGACGACCTCGCCTACCGGCTCTCCGGATCCTCCGACCTGTTCGCCCACCCGGGCCGCGGCCCGATCGCGTCGGTCAACTACGTCACCTCGCACGACGGGTTCACCCTGCGCGACCTCGTCAGCTACACGAGCAAACGCAACCAGGCCAACGGCGAGGACAACCGCGACGGGACCGACGACAACCGCTCCTGGAACTGCGGCGAGGAGGGCGAGACCGCCACCTTCGGCGTCCTGGTCCTGAGAGAGCGTCAGATGCGCAACATGCTGATGACGTTGCTGCTGTCGGTCGGCACGCCGATGCTGGTCGCCGGCGACGAGCGCGCCCGCACCCAGCGGGGCAACAACAACGCCTACTGCCAGGACAACGAGATCTCCTGGGTCGACTGGACGCCCGACCCGACCGCCGACCGGCTGACCGAGTTCACGCGCACCCTGCTCGCCCTCCGGCACGCCCACCCCGTGTTCCGTCAGCAGGGCTTCTTCACCGGCGCCCCGATCGGCGCGCACGGCCAGCCCGACCTGGAGTGGTTCACCGAGGCCGGCGAGCGCCTGACCAACGAGGACTGGCACGACCCCCACCGCAGCGCGCTCGGGGTCCTGCTCTGCGGCGACGCGATCCACCAGCGCGGACCCCAGGGCGAGACCCTCACCGACGACAGCTTCCTGCTGCTGCTCAACGCCGGCGCCGAGGCGCTGGCGTGGCGGATGCCGACCACCACCTTCGCGACCGGCTTCGTCCCCGTGCTCGACAGCGACCCGGGCCACTCCGTCGACGGGCAGACCGTCCTCGCCCCGGGCGAGACCCTCACCCTGACCGGCCGCTCCGCCGTCCTGCTCCGGGTCCTCGGCGAACCCGACCCGCTGATCGGCTGA
- a CDS encoding protein kinase domain-containing protein gives MERLPGTPYLAGEVMGRGPHGAVFTAQDAAERRLAVKVLTPDLSGGDASAREFAGQRDTLTSLRHPHLMPVYDIVLTDTGLLAVVSERAEGGNLRQALEVVRTFPPSEACRLGAQIARALASLHATGLVHGDLTSTNILFNDSGSRPAVRVSDAGLTRWLAGLGRGWIPVGAAAYAAPEVAAGGVPGASADLYALGVLLHEMCVGVPPFTGDPADVTRRHVEEVPVRPAGIPDQLWVLIAALLAKDGAARVGPAAAVAGYLDAIAADVDRVPPAAPIGPIAAAVPLAPLPDISAPGSAWVDEPIGDVSPTAETDVLPVVEPPAWTPPPADPAPWERPPVEPAAYDPYPSSGSYGESGGYDAGAYDAGAYAAAAGYGAGGYGGAGYGPVGSDPVEVAAAADAEEERARNAAYLAMYERDRRRRFAIIAAVVLLSVIGVGVAIGAVLGGGDGDDDPGTDDPGIVLPTPGFPGDLEETPTPTPEESPTPTPEESPTPTPTPLAPGTTPTPTPEPTPTPTPTPVPTPTPTIPVVTVTPPDPTPTPTPTPTEEPTPTPTPTLTPEPTPPAVELEQGE, from the coding sequence GTGGAACGGTTGCCGGGCACGCCCTATCTGGCCGGCGAGGTCATGGGGCGCGGTCCCCATGGCGCGGTGTTCACCGCGCAGGACGCGGCCGAGCGCCGCCTCGCGGTCAAGGTCCTGACGCCGGACCTGTCCGGGGGTGACGCGTCCGCGCGCGAGTTCGCGGGGCAGCGCGACACCCTCACCTCGCTGCGGCACCCGCACCTCATGCCGGTGTACGACATCGTGCTCACCGACACCGGGCTGCTCGCGGTCGTCAGCGAGCGGGCCGAGGGCGGCAACCTGCGCCAGGCCCTCGAGGTCGTCCGCACCTTCCCGCCGTCGGAGGCGTGCCGCCTCGGCGCGCAGATCGCCCGGGCGCTGGCCTCGCTGCACGCGACCGGCCTCGTCCACGGCGACCTGACCTCGACCAACATCCTGTTCAACGACTCGGGCAGCCGTCCGGCGGTGCGCGTCTCCGACGCCGGCCTGACGCGGTGGCTGGCCGGACTCGGCCGGGGCTGGATCCCGGTCGGCGCGGCGGCCTACGCGGCGCCCGAGGTGGCCGCGGGTGGCGTGCCCGGGGCGTCCGCCGACCTGTACGCCCTCGGTGTCCTGCTGCACGAGATGTGCGTCGGGGTGCCGCCGTTCACCGGCGACCCGGCTGACGTGACGCGCCGTCACGTCGAGGAGGTGCCGGTCCGTCCGGCCGGCATCCCCGACCAGCTGTGGGTCCTGATCGCGGCGCTGCTCGCCAAGGACGGCGCCGCCCGCGTCGGCCCCGCCGCCGCCGTGGCCGGGTACCTCGACGCGATCGCGGCCGACGTCGACCGCGTCCCGCCCGCCGCGCCGATCGGGCCCATCGCCGCGGCGGTGCCGCTCGCCCCGCTGCCGGACATCAGCGCACCGGGGTCGGCCTGGGTCGACGAGCCGATCGGTGACGTCAGCCCGACCGCCGAGACCGACGTCCTGCCGGTCGTCGAGCCGCCCGCCTGGACGCCCCCGCCCGCGGACCCCGCGCCCTGGGAGCGTCCGCCGGTCGAGCCCGCGGCTTACGACCCGTACCCCTCCTCGGGCTCCTACGGTGAGTCCGGCGGCTACGACGCCGGGGCCTACGACGCCGGGGCCTACGCCGCCGCGGCCGGGTACGGCGCCGGTGGCTACGGCGGGGCCGGGTACGGGCCGGTCGGCTCCGACCCGGTCGAGGTCGCCGCGGCCGCGGACGCCGAGGAGGAGCGCGCGCGCAACGCCGCCTACCTCGCCATGTACGAGCGCGACCGGCGTCGGCGCTTCGCGATCATCGCCGCCGTCGTCCTGCTCTCGGTGATCGGCGTCGGCGTCGCGATCGGCGCGGTGCTCGGTGGCGGCGACGGGGACGACGACCCCGGTACCGACGACCCGGGCATCGTCCTGCCGACCCCGGGCTTCCCGGGCGACCTGGAGGAGACCCCGACCCCGACGCCGGAGGAGTCCCCGACCCCGACCCCGGAGGAGTCCCCGACCCCGACTCCGACCCCGTTGGCCCCGGGCACCACCCCGACGCCGACCCCGGAGCCGACCCCGACCCCGACTCCCACCCCGGTCCCGACCCCGACCCCGACGATCCCGGTCGTGACGGTCACCCCGCCGGACCCGACGCCGACGCCGACCCCGACGCCGACGGAGGAGCCGACGCCCACGCCCACGCCGACGCTCACGCCGGAGCCGACGCCGCCGGCGGTCGAGTTGGAGCAGGGCGAGTAG